From the Nostoc sp. PCC 7107 genome, the window CATATCCAACGTTACAGGTACATGGATAACAGCAACAGAGGCGACAAATCCTGATTATTGGGTTAAGCATTTATGTCAAGCTGTGTTGTTTGCTCCAGGTATCCAAGAGTTATGGAAACAACAATATCCAATTTTGTTGGAAGTAGGGACTGGACAAACTCTCGGTAGCTTCGCAATGCAATGTCTAGAAAATAATCCCGCCGTCAGTCAATTGATTTTACCTTCTCTACGGTATTCCTATGATCAAAAACCAGACTTAGGTTTCTTGTTAAAAACATTAGGTAGGTTGTGGTTAGCAGGAGTGCAAATAGATTGGGTGGGATTTTATACTCAGGAGTCTCGTCCTTCTATTTCTTTATCTGTTTAAACGCAGAGTGACGGGGAGGTTCACGCAAAGTAGCACAGAGATTTAATTAAGAATTTGGAAGTTAAAACTATGAACATTCAAACAGTAGGTGTAATTGGTGCAGGCGTAATGGGTATTGGGGTTGCCCAAAACCTCGCACAAACAGGCCATCAAGTGATTCTGATAGATATTTCTGAAGATATTCTTGATAAAGCTAAATACGAAATCAGAAATAATATCCGCTTGCAGAGTTTTTTCAAAAAAAGTGACAATTCAAAAACTCCAGATAGTATTTTGGAAAAAATCGAATTTTCTACCAGCTATAAATTTTTAGAAAATGCTGATTTTGTAGTTGAAAATGTTACCGAAAAATGGGATATTAAAAAAGGGATATATCCGCAATTAGATTCTATATGTCAGCCAAATTGTGTATTCGCTGCTAACACATCAGCAATTCCGATTACTCGCATAGCTTCACTGACCAAACGCCCTGATAAAGTCCTGGGTATTCACTTTATGAATCCTGTACCAATGAAGCCAATGGTAGAGATGATTCGTGGATATCATACCTCTGAGACAACAATTGACACAGCAAAACAAATGCTGACTCAGATGGGGAAAGAATGCGTCATTGTCAACGATTCACCGGGTTTTGTTTCTAACCGTGTGTTGATGTTAACGATTAACGAAGCTGTTTTTCTAGTGCAAGATCAAGTAGCTACAGCAGAAGATGTAGACAAAATTTTTAAAGGCTGTTTTGGTCACAAAATGGGGCCTTTAGAAACAGCAGATTTAATTGGACTAGATACCATTTTATTTTCTATCGAAGTTTTGTATGAAAACTTTAACGATAGTAAATACAGACCATGCCCTTTACTGCAAAAAATGGTAGACGCTGGGCTACATGGGAGAAAGAGTGGTAAAGGTTTTTACGCATATCAATAGGAAATAGTAAGATTTATGAACGAACTTCAAGCTAAAATTAAACCTTTCTTGTCAAAATTTTTCGGCAATCATGATTTACAACCAGATGAAGATATTTTTGCTCTGGGTTTTGTGAATTCTATGTTTGCGATGCAACTTGTTTTGTTTGTAGAACAAGAATTTCAAGTTGCTATTGAAAATGAAGACTTAGAGTTTGAAAATTTTCGCACCATCAACTCTATCGCCAATTTAGTGGAACGCAAAACTGCTGTTCTGACACAGTAATTTTATGTATTATGAAAATAGAACTATCTGCTCAACAAAAAAACGCCCAAGCTGAATTTAGAGCTTTTGTTAACCAAGAAATATTTCCTCATGCTGGTGAATGGGATAGACAAGAATTTACGCCACCAGAACTAATTAAAAAAATTGCTCAACGCGGTTTTCTTGGTGCTATCTTAACCCAAGAATATGGTGGTAAGGCAATGGATATGATTACTTATGGCATTCTCAATGAAGAAGTTGGGCGGGGATGTTCTTCTATTAGAAGTTTGCTGACAGTTCACAACATGGTAGCTCATGCTTTGTGTAAATGGGGTAATAAATCTCAAAAAGAATATTGGCTACCGAAACTAGCATCAGGAGAAATTATCGCGGCTTTTGCATTAAGTGAACCGAATGTTGGTAGCGATGCTAAAAGTGTGGAAACAACAGCAACTCTAGTTGGTGATACTTATGTTTTACATGGGCAGAAAAAATGGATTACTTATGGACAAATAGCAGATATCTATTTAGTCTTTGCTCAATGTGAAGGTAAACCTACTGCTTTTTTAGTGTCAAAAAATAGCCCAGGCTTTTCAGTCAAATCCATGTGTGGCATTTTAGGAGTGAGAGCTTCAATGTCGGCAGAATTATATTTTAATAACTGTCAAATTCCGCGAGAAAATTTAGTTGGTAGATTAGGTTTTGGGTTTGCCTATATTGCTGCTTCTGCCCTGGATTATGGTAGATATAGCGTAGCTGCAGGATGTGTTGGTATTGCTCAAGCTTGTTTAGAAGCTTGCATCAAGTATACAAATGAACGTAAACAGTTTGGTGTGTATCTGAAAGAACATCAATTAATTCGCCAAAAGATTACGCAGATGATAGCTAATACCAAATCCGCAAGATTGTTATGTTATCAAGCTGGTTATCTTAAAGATATTAACGACCCTAATTCAATTATCGAGACTTCTATTGCTAAGTATTTTGCATCTACAGTCGCTACCAAAATTGCTAATGATGCTGTACAACTTCATGGCGGGAATGGTTGTAGTAGCGAGTACCCTGTGGAGAGGTATTTACGCGACTCAAAAATTATGGAAATTATTGAAGGTAGTACTCAAATTCAAGAAATTACAATTGCTGAGTCTGGTTATCAAGATTATCTGTTTGCAAATGTGGCTACTGGTTTAGATAAGCAATTAGTAGAGAGAACTTAATATATGGTGAGTATTCAAGAGCCAAATTTAAATAGTAAACAAAAAGATAAAAAAGTGATTAAATGTGTCGTTTGGGATTTAGATAATACCCTATGGCACGGTGTTTTGCTTGAGGATAATCAAGTCTCTCTGCGAGAAAATATCGTAAATTTGATTGAAACTTTAGATAAACGTGGTATATTACAATCTATAGCTAGTAAAAATGAACATCACACGGCAATAGCTAAGTTAGCAGAATTTGGGTTACAAGAGTATTTTTTATATCCCCAAATCAATTGGAATTCTAAAGCTGATTCAGTTAAAGAAATTGCTAAGTTAATCAATATTGGTTTAGATGCGATCGCCTTCATTGATGACCAGTTATTTGAGTTAGAAGAAGTCAAGTTTTCCTTGCCCGAAATTCTCTGTATCAATGCAGAGGAAATTGGCAGTATTTTAGATATGCCTGTCATGAATCCCCGGTTTATCACGGAAGATTCACGCATTAGAAGATTGATGCATCTGAGCGATATTGAACGACAGAATGCGGAGAAAGAATTTGTCGGCACATCTGATGAATTCTTAGCCACTCTCCAGATGAATTTCACTATATCTACTGCCCAAGAAGACGATTTGCAGCGTGCAGAAGAATTAACGCTCAGAACTAATCAATTGAATACAACTGGTTATACCTATTCCTATGATGAATTGAATTATTTTCGTTGTTCAGAAAATCATAAATTGCTAATTGCAAGTTTAGAAGATAAATATGGTAGCTACGGCAAGATAGGTTTAGTTTTAATTGAATGTCAACCTCAGTCATGGACAATTAAGCTGTTGC encodes:
- a CDS encoding acyl carrier protein, which encodes MNELQAKIKPFLSKFFGNHDLQPDEDIFALGFVNSMFAMQLVLFVEQEFQVAIENEDLEFENFRTINSIANLVERKTAVLTQ
- a CDS encoding acyl-CoA dehydrogenase family protein, which codes for MKIELSAQQKNAQAEFRAFVNQEIFPHAGEWDRQEFTPPELIKKIAQRGFLGAILTQEYGGKAMDMITYGILNEEVGRGCSSIRSLLTVHNMVAHALCKWGNKSQKEYWLPKLASGEIIAAFALSEPNVGSDAKSVETTATLVGDTYVLHGQKKWITYGQIADIYLVFAQCEGKPTAFLVSKNSPGFSVKSMCGILGVRASMSAELYFNNCQIPRENLVGRLGFGFAYIAASALDYGRYSVAAGCVGIAQACLEACIKYTNERKQFGVYLKEHQLIRQKITQMIANTKSARLLCYQAGYLKDINDPNSIIETSIAKYFASTVATKIANDAVQLHGGNGCSSEYPVERYLRDSKIMEIIEGSTQIQEITIAESGYQDYLFANVATGLDKQLVERT
- a CDS encoding 3-hydroxyacyl-CoA dehydrogenase family protein — its product is MNIQTVGVIGAGVMGIGVAQNLAQTGHQVILIDISEDILDKAKYEIRNNIRLQSFFKKSDNSKTPDSILEKIEFSTSYKFLENADFVVENVTEKWDIKKGIYPQLDSICQPNCVFAANTSAIPITRIASLTKRPDKVLGIHFMNPVPMKPMVEMIRGYHTSETTIDTAKQMLTQMGKECVIVNDSPGFVSNRVLMLTINEAVFLVQDQVATAEDVDKIFKGCFGHKMGPLETADLIGLDTILFSIEVLYENFNDSKYRPCPLLQKMVDAGLHGRKSGKGFYAYQ
- a CDS encoding HAD family hydrolase; the encoded protein is MVSIQEPNLNSKQKDKKVIKCVVWDLDNTLWHGVLLEDNQVSLRENIVNLIETLDKRGILQSIASKNEHHTAIAKLAEFGLQEYFLYPQINWNSKADSVKEIAKLINIGLDAIAFIDDQLFELEEVKFSLPEILCINAEEIGSILDMPVMNPRFITEDSRIRRLMHLSDIERQNAEKEFVGTSDEFLATLQMNFTISTAQEDDLQRAEELTLRTNQLNTTGYTYSYDELNYFRCSENHKLLIASLEDKYGSYGKIGLVLIECQPQSWTIKLLLMSCRVMSRGVGTIMLNHVMGLAKSNNVRLMAEFVSNDRNRMMYISYKFAGFREVEKHGDLVIFENDLSRIQDVPEYVSFQVID